A single region of the Pieris rapae chromosome 21, ilPieRapa1.1, whole genome shotgun sequence genome encodes:
- the LOC111003503 gene encoding V-type proton ATPase subunit H isoform X3 — protein sequence METKIAKKDEGKYDPRKVYIREDMIAATSVLQIRASEIRQSQINWQSYLQSQMITQRDHDFIVNLDQRGQKDLPDKNPETCADVFLNLITHISKDNTIQYVLVLIDDILSEDKSRVKIFRQSRHGNVWQPFLNLLNRQDEFVQHMTARIIAKLACWHPQLMEKSDLHFYLSWLKDQLKSNNNDYIQSVARCLQMMLRVDEYRFAFLSVDGISTLLSILASRVNFQVQYQLVFCLWVLTFNPLLAEKMNKFNAIPILADILSDSVKEKVTRIVLAVFRNLIEKPEDHQVAKEHCIAMVQCKVLKQLFILEQKRSDDEDIMNDVEFLNERLQASVQDLSSFDQYATEVKSGRLEWSPVHKSAKFWRENAARLNERGQELLRTLVHLLEKSRDPVVLAVACYDVGEYVRHYPRGKHVLEQLGGKQRVMYLLSHEDPNVRYEALLAVQKLMVHNWEYLGKQLEKEQIDKQTGGTAVGAKS from the exons atggaaacaaaaatagcaaaaaaaGATGAAGGAAAGTACGATC CTCGAAAAGTATACATAAGAGAAG ATATGATTGCTGCTACCAGCGTTCTACAAATTAGGGCTAGTGAGATAAGACAAAGCCAAATTAATTGGCAATCTTATCTGCA GTCACAGATGATTACACAGCGTGATCATGACTTCATTGTTAACTTGGATCAACGTGGGCAAAAGGATTTGCCAGACAAGAACCCAGAAACCTGTGCTGATGTCTTCTTAAACCTAATAACTCACATCAGCAAAGATAACACCATTCAGTATGTGCTTGTACTGATTGATGACATTTTATCT GAAGACAAGTCTAGAGTGAAGATTTTCCGTCAATCAAGACATGGTAATGTCTGGCAACCATTCTTGAACCTGCTGAATCGTCAAGATGAGTTTGTGCAGCACATGACGGCACGTATCATTGCAAAGTTAGCATGCTGGCACCCTCAGCTCATGGAGAAAAGTGACCTGCACTTCTACCTTTCCTGGTTGAAGGACCAACTGAAGTCTAAT aacAACGACTACATTCAATCGGTGGCGCGCTGCCTCCAAATGATGCTTCGTGTGGACGAATACCGTTTCGCTTTCCTCTCGGTAGATGGCATCTCTACTTTGCTCTCCATTTTGGCTTCCCGCGTTAACTTCCAG GTACAATACCAACTTGTGTTCTGCCTCTGGGTTTTGACATTCAACCCACTTCTTGCTGAGAAGATGAACAAGTTCAATGCCATTCCGATCTTGGCCGATATCTTGAGCGACTCCGTGAAGGAGAAGGTCACACGCATCGTTCTGGCCGTCTTCAGAAACCTGATTGAGAAGCCCGAAGATCATCAG gtGGCTAAAGAGCACTGCATCGCAATGGTGCAATGCAAGGTGCTTAAGCAGCTGTTTATTCTGGAGCAGAAGAGGTCTGACGATGAAGACATCATGAACGATGTAGAGTTCCTCAATGAGCGACTCCAGGCCTCCGTTCAGGACCTTAGCTCCTTTGATCAGTATGCTACGGAAGTTAAGAGTGGCCG TCTGGAATGGTCTCCGGTGCACAAGTCCGCCAAGTTCTGGCGCGAGAACGCAGCTCGGCTGAACGAGCGCGGTCAAGAACTGCTCCGAACCCTGGTGCATCTTCTGGAGAAGAGCCGGGATCCAGTTGTCCTGGCCGTGGCCTGTTACGATGTGGGAGAATACGTGCGACACTATCCCAGGGGAAAACA cgtCTTGGAACAGCTTGGAGGCAAACAGCGTGTGATGTATCTCCTGAGTCACGAAGATCCCAATGTCCGCTACGAAGCTCTGCTCGCTGTACAGAAACTGATGGTGCACAACTG GGAATACCTTGGCAAGCAATTGGAGAAAGAACAGATTGACAAGCAGACCGGTGGTACTGCGGTTGGAGCTAAATCTTAA
- the LOC111003503 gene encoding V-type proton ATPase subunit H isoform X4 translates to MANINDENVSKLIPTLGDDKIDMIAATSVLQIRASEIRQSQINWQSYLQSQMITQRDHDFIVNLDQRGQKDLPDKNPETCADVFLNLITHISKDNTIQYVLVLIDDILSEDKSRVKIFRQSRHGNVWQPFLNLLNRQDEFVQHMTARIIAKLACWHPQLMEKSDLHFYLSWLKDQLKSNNNDYIQSVARCLQMMLRVDEYRFAFLSVDGISTLLSILASRVNFQVQYQLVFCLWVLTFNPLLAEKMNKFNAIPILADILSDSVKEKVTRIVLAVFRNLIEKPEDHQVAKEHCIAMVQCKVLKQLFILEQKRSDDEDIMNDVEFLNERLQASVQDLSSFDQYATEVKSGRLEWSPVHKSAKFWRENAARLNERGQELLRTLVHLLEKSRDPVVLAVACYDVGEYVRHYPRGKHVLEQLGGKQRVMYLLSHEDPNVRYEALLAVQKLMVHNWEYLGKQLEKEQIDKQTGGTAVGAKS, encoded by the exons ATGGCTAACATTAATGATGAAAATGTTAGCAAACTTATCCCCACACTTGGGGATGATAAAATTG ATATGATTGCTGCTACCAGCGTTCTACAAATTAGGGCTAGTGAGATAAGACAAAGCCAAATTAATTGGCAATCTTATCTGCA GTCACAGATGATTACACAGCGTGATCATGACTTCATTGTTAACTTGGATCAACGTGGGCAAAAGGATTTGCCAGACAAGAACCCAGAAACCTGTGCTGATGTCTTCTTAAACCTAATAACTCACATCAGCAAAGATAACACCATTCAGTATGTGCTTGTACTGATTGATGACATTTTATCT GAAGACAAGTCTAGAGTGAAGATTTTCCGTCAATCAAGACATGGTAATGTCTGGCAACCATTCTTGAACCTGCTGAATCGTCAAGATGAGTTTGTGCAGCACATGACGGCACGTATCATTGCAAAGTTAGCATGCTGGCACCCTCAGCTCATGGAGAAAAGTGACCTGCACTTCTACCTTTCCTGGTTGAAGGACCAACTGAAGTCTAAT aacAACGACTACATTCAATCGGTGGCGCGCTGCCTCCAAATGATGCTTCGTGTGGACGAATACCGTTTCGCTTTCCTCTCGGTAGATGGCATCTCTACTTTGCTCTCCATTTTGGCTTCCCGCGTTAACTTCCAG GTACAATACCAACTTGTGTTCTGCCTCTGGGTTTTGACATTCAACCCACTTCTTGCTGAGAAGATGAACAAGTTCAATGCCATTCCGATCTTGGCCGATATCTTGAGCGACTCCGTGAAGGAGAAGGTCACACGCATCGTTCTGGCCGTCTTCAGAAACCTGATTGAGAAGCCCGAAGATCATCAG gtGGCTAAAGAGCACTGCATCGCAATGGTGCAATGCAAGGTGCTTAAGCAGCTGTTTATTCTGGAGCAGAAGAGGTCTGACGATGAAGACATCATGAACGATGTAGAGTTCCTCAATGAGCGACTCCAGGCCTCCGTTCAGGACCTTAGCTCCTTTGATCAGTATGCTACGGAAGTTAAGAGTGGCCG TCTGGAATGGTCTCCGGTGCACAAGTCCGCCAAGTTCTGGCGCGAGAACGCAGCTCGGCTGAACGAGCGCGGTCAAGAACTGCTCCGAACCCTGGTGCATCTTCTGGAGAAGAGCCGGGATCCAGTTGTCCTGGCCGTGGCCTGTTACGATGTGGGAGAATACGTGCGACACTATCCCAGGGGAAAACA cgtCTTGGAACAGCTTGGAGGCAAACAGCGTGTGATGTATCTCCTGAGTCACGAAGATCCCAATGTCCGCTACGAAGCTCTGCTCGCTGTACAGAAACTGATGGTGCACAACTG GGAATACCTTGGCAAGCAATTGGAGAAAGAACAGATTGACAAGCAGACCGGTGGTACTGCGGTTGGAGCTAAATCTTAA
- the LOC111003503 gene encoding V-type proton ATPase subunit H isoform X2 translates to MANINDENVSKLIPTLGDDKIDMIAATSVLQIRASEIRQSQINWQSYLQSQMITQRDHDFIVNLDQRGQKDLPDKNPETCADVFLNLITHISKDNTIQYVLVLIDDILSEDKSRVKIFRQSRHGNVWQPFLNLLNRQDEFVQHMTARIIAKLACWHPQLMEKSDLHFYLSWLKDQLKSNAENMSAELAHAEQVMLEHEKQNFSDKHNKHKEKIDKADSEKYSSLYSSFDVLKPHEDLLHGLHKNNDYIQSVARCLQMMLRVDEYRFAFLSVDGISTLLSILASRVNFQVQYQLVFCLWVLTFNPLLAEKMNKFNAIPILADILSDSVKEKVTRIVLAVFRNLIEKPEDHQVAKEHCIAMVQCKVLKQLFILEQKRSDDEDIMNDVEFLNERLQASVQDLSSFDQYATEVKSGRLEWSPVHKSAKFWRENAARLNERGQELLRTLVHLLEKSRDPVVLAVACYDVGEYVRHYPRGKHVLEQLGGKQRVMYLLSHEDPNVRYEALLAVQKLMVHNWEYLGKQLEKEQIDKQTGGTAVGAKS, encoded by the exons ATGGCTAACATTAATGATGAAAATGTTAGCAAACTTATCCCCACACTTGGGGATGATAAAATTG ATATGATTGCTGCTACCAGCGTTCTACAAATTAGGGCTAGTGAGATAAGACAAAGCCAAATTAATTGGCAATCTTATCTGCA GTCACAGATGATTACACAGCGTGATCATGACTTCATTGTTAACTTGGATCAACGTGGGCAAAAGGATTTGCCAGACAAGAACCCAGAAACCTGTGCTGATGTCTTCTTAAACCTAATAACTCACATCAGCAAAGATAACACCATTCAGTATGTGCTTGTACTGATTGATGACATTTTATCT GAAGACAAGTCTAGAGTGAAGATTTTCCGTCAATCAAGACATGGTAATGTCTGGCAACCATTCTTGAACCTGCTGAATCGTCAAGATGAGTTTGTGCAGCACATGACGGCACGTATCATTGCAAAGTTAGCATGCTGGCACCCTCAGCTCATGGAGAAAAGTGACCTGCACTTCTACCTTTCCTGGTTGAAGGACCAACTGAAGTCTAAT GCGGAGAATATGTCTGCCGAGTTAGCGCATGCTGAGCAGGTTATGTTGGAGCACGAAAAGCAAAATTTCTCCGATAAACACAATAAGCACAAGGAGAAGATTGACAAGGCCGACAGTGAAAAGTATTCGAGCCTATACAGCTCTTTTGATGTTCTGAAACCGCATGAGGATTTGCTCCATGGCCTCCACAAG aacAACGACTACATTCAATCGGTGGCGCGCTGCCTCCAAATGATGCTTCGTGTGGACGAATACCGTTTCGCTTTCCTCTCGGTAGATGGCATCTCTACTTTGCTCTCCATTTTGGCTTCCCGCGTTAACTTCCAG GTACAATACCAACTTGTGTTCTGCCTCTGGGTTTTGACATTCAACCCACTTCTTGCTGAGAAGATGAACAAGTTCAATGCCATTCCGATCTTGGCCGATATCTTGAGCGACTCCGTGAAGGAGAAGGTCACACGCATCGTTCTGGCCGTCTTCAGAAACCTGATTGAGAAGCCCGAAGATCATCAG gtGGCTAAAGAGCACTGCATCGCAATGGTGCAATGCAAGGTGCTTAAGCAGCTGTTTATTCTGGAGCAGAAGAGGTCTGACGATGAAGACATCATGAACGATGTAGAGTTCCTCAATGAGCGACTCCAGGCCTCCGTTCAGGACCTTAGCTCCTTTGATCAGTATGCTACGGAAGTTAAGAGTGGCCG TCTGGAATGGTCTCCGGTGCACAAGTCCGCCAAGTTCTGGCGCGAGAACGCAGCTCGGCTGAACGAGCGCGGTCAAGAACTGCTCCGAACCCTGGTGCATCTTCTGGAGAAGAGCCGGGATCCAGTTGTCCTGGCCGTGGCCTGTTACGATGTGGGAGAATACGTGCGACACTATCCCAGGGGAAAACA cgtCTTGGAACAGCTTGGAGGCAAACAGCGTGTGATGTATCTCCTGAGTCACGAAGATCCCAATGTCCGCTACGAAGCTCTGCTCGCTGTACAGAAACTGATGGTGCACAACTG GGAATACCTTGGCAAGCAATTGGAGAAAGAACAGATTGACAAGCAGACCGGTGGTACTGCGGTTGGAGCTAAATCTTAA
- the LOC111003503 gene encoding V-type proton ATPase subunit H isoform X1, whose protein sequence is METKIAKKDEGKYDPRKVYIREDMIAATSVLQIRASEIRQSQINWQSYLQSQMITQRDHDFIVNLDQRGQKDLPDKNPETCADVFLNLITHISKDNTIQYVLVLIDDILSEDKSRVKIFRQSRHGNVWQPFLNLLNRQDEFVQHMTARIIAKLACWHPQLMEKSDLHFYLSWLKDQLKSNAENMSAELAHAEQVMLEHEKQNFSDKHNKHKEKIDKADSEKYSSLYSSFDVLKPHEDLLHGLHKNNDYIQSVARCLQMMLRVDEYRFAFLSVDGISTLLSILASRVNFQVQYQLVFCLWVLTFNPLLAEKMNKFNAIPILADILSDSVKEKVTRIVLAVFRNLIEKPEDHQVAKEHCIAMVQCKVLKQLFILEQKRSDDEDIMNDVEFLNERLQASVQDLSSFDQYATEVKSGRLEWSPVHKSAKFWRENAARLNERGQELLRTLVHLLEKSRDPVVLAVACYDVGEYVRHYPRGKHVLEQLGGKQRVMYLLSHEDPNVRYEALLAVQKLMVHNWEYLGKQLEKEQIDKQTGGTAVGAKS, encoded by the exons atggaaacaaaaatagcaaaaaaaGATGAAGGAAAGTACGATC CTCGAAAAGTATACATAAGAGAAG ATATGATTGCTGCTACCAGCGTTCTACAAATTAGGGCTAGTGAGATAAGACAAAGCCAAATTAATTGGCAATCTTATCTGCA GTCACAGATGATTACACAGCGTGATCATGACTTCATTGTTAACTTGGATCAACGTGGGCAAAAGGATTTGCCAGACAAGAACCCAGAAACCTGTGCTGATGTCTTCTTAAACCTAATAACTCACATCAGCAAAGATAACACCATTCAGTATGTGCTTGTACTGATTGATGACATTTTATCT GAAGACAAGTCTAGAGTGAAGATTTTCCGTCAATCAAGACATGGTAATGTCTGGCAACCATTCTTGAACCTGCTGAATCGTCAAGATGAGTTTGTGCAGCACATGACGGCACGTATCATTGCAAAGTTAGCATGCTGGCACCCTCAGCTCATGGAGAAAAGTGACCTGCACTTCTACCTTTCCTGGTTGAAGGACCAACTGAAGTCTAAT GCGGAGAATATGTCTGCCGAGTTAGCGCATGCTGAGCAGGTTATGTTGGAGCACGAAAAGCAAAATTTCTCCGATAAACACAATAAGCACAAGGAGAAGATTGACAAGGCCGACAGTGAAAAGTATTCGAGCCTATACAGCTCTTTTGATGTTCTGAAACCGCATGAGGATTTGCTCCATGGCCTCCACAAG aacAACGACTACATTCAATCGGTGGCGCGCTGCCTCCAAATGATGCTTCGTGTGGACGAATACCGTTTCGCTTTCCTCTCGGTAGATGGCATCTCTACTTTGCTCTCCATTTTGGCTTCCCGCGTTAACTTCCAG GTACAATACCAACTTGTGTTCTGCCTCTGGGTTTTGACATTCAACCCACTTCTTGCTGAGAAGATGAACAAGTTCAATGCCATTCCGATCTTGGCCGATATCTTGAGCGACTCCGTGAAGGAGAAGGTCACACGCATCGTTCTGGCCGTCTTCAGAAACCTGATTGAGAAGCCCGAAGATCATCAG gtGGCTAAAGAGCACTGCATCGCAATGGTGCAATGCAAGGTGCTTAAGCAGCTGTTTATTCTGGAGCAGAAGAGGTCTGACGATGAAGACATCATGAACGATGTAGAGTTCCTCAATGAGCGACTCCAGGCCTCCGTTCAGGACCTTAGCTCCTTTGATCAGTATGCTACGGAAGTTAAGAGTGGCCG TCTGGAATGGTCTCCGGTGCACAAGTCCGCCAAGTTCTGGCGCGAGAACGCAGCTCGGCTGAACGAGCGCGGTCAAGAACTGCTCCGAACCCTGGTGCATCTTCTGGAGAAGAGCCGGGATCCAGTTGTCCTGGCCGTGGCCTGTTACGATGTGGGAGAATACGTGCGACACTATCCCAGGGGAAAACA cgtCTTGGAACAGCTTGGAGGCAAACAGCGTGTGATGTATCTCCTGAGTCACGAAGATCCCAATGTCCGCTACGAAGCTCTGCTCGCTGTACAGAAACTGATGGTGCACAACTG GGAATACCTTGGCAAGCAATTGGAGAAAGAACAGATTGACAAGCAGACCGGTGGTACTGCGGTTGGAGCTAAATCTTAA